ATTTCTTCTAGGAATACGGGTAAAAAAGAGCTTTTTCGTTTGCACTTGGATAGGGGTTATTTCATCGATGTCACAGAAGATCATCGCGTTAGAATATTAGATGAAAATGGTAAACTGACATTCAAAAGAGCGTCGGATATTAATAATAACGAGCATGTTTGTTTGTATGGTGGAGTTTCGTGGTCAAATGGCAGTATTCAAAAGCTTAACGCTCCCAAATTTGGCAATAAGAGAACAAGTAATATTAAAATTTCATTTCCAGAATCGCTGACCCCTGAATTAGCCGAACTAACAGGGTTTTATCTAGGAGATGGATATCTTTCGCGGGCAGGGTTGGAATTTCCAGTTGGCCTGGAAAATCTCGATACTCTTGACCATCTGGTTTTACTATTACGTAATATTTTTTTAACAGAACCACGCGTAAGAAATGATGGCAAAATATACAGGGTTCATATTAACTCAAGAACTTTAGCTAAATGGTGGATAGATAATGGTTTTAAAAAGGATAGTGCTCTTTGTTTATGCGTTCCTGAACGGATTTGGAACTCCCCACCATCCACAGCTTATGCATTTCTTCGTGGTTTGTTTTCTGCCGATGGTTGTATCACTGACACAAATGGCGTTGCTTTAACATCTGCTTGCTTTGAATTTGTTAAAGAAATTCAACAATTGGCGCATGCGCTTGGTATTCCGCTAAGTCATATTAATAGACCCGGAGCACACTCGCTCTACACATGGACAGAGGAAGGCCTAAAAGTATTTTCACAAAAAGTTGATTTTTGGGAAAAAAAGAAACAACAAAAATTATATGCACTTTTGGCTAAACCTTTTATGCAAAGGGCTTCGGCTATACCGAATGCGTTCAATTTAGTTACGAACAATGCATTGGTTGTAAACGGAAGCGAAGCCGTCTCCCATCATTTCAGATCTCAACTGTACATGAATTGCAACCTCAGTAAAAATGAATTTATAGAATCATATAATCATGGTTATTTTCCTGAGGAGCTAGGGGAGTTGGCGAATTTGCTATTTTTGAAGATAAAAAATAGAGAAAATCTCGGAGTACAGGACGTTTATGATTTTCATGTTTCTTCAAAAAACCAGTTCGTTTGCAATAATGTGATCGTTCATAATTGCAAGATGCCCATCTTTGTAGCTAGACAGTGGATACGCCACAGAACGGCGAGCGTTAACGAGATAAGCGGCCGCTATTCTATCATGGAAGATACGGTCTGGAGGCCCGATCCAAAGGACCTTCGCCAGCAGGCGGTCATAAACAGGCAGGGTTCTCTGGACCGGGCGGTTCCGGATCTGCTGAATTCAGAGATCCTCGCAACATATAATAATGATATCGAGACCATCTTCAAACATTACCATGAGTCTGTGGATAAAGGCCTTGCGCGCGAGGTGGCAAGGGTAGCGCTCCCGCTTTCCACATATACCGAATGGTACTGGAAGATGGACCTTAATAATCTGCTCCATTTTCTATGGCTGCGCATGGACCAGCATGCTCAAAAGGAGATAAGGGTCTATGCGGAAGCAATAGCGGTCTTTGTTAAAAAGAGATGTCCATTCACATGGGAGGCCTTTGAGGAACACAGGCTAAATAGCGTGACTCTATCGAGCTCCGAGGTTGAGGCCCTTCGTAAGGCCGCCAGATCGACCGAACTTTTGGAAAGAACCCTTGAGGAAAGAAAGGGCCAGCTAAAAGAAGCGGGCGCATCCGATGCCCTTGTTACAACAGAG
The sequence above is drawn from the Deltaproteobacteria bacterium CG11_big_fil_rev_8_21_14_0_20_49_13 genome and encodes:
- the thyX gene encoding thymidylate synthase (FAD), which encodes MEDIEIVDSKEGADLKDADIIKCLDHGFVRLVDVMGGDESIVQAARVSYGKGTKNVRQDKGLINYLLKHFHMSPFEMVEFKFHCVGGENRIPTSLGFKKVSESLNAISIHNAEDQAVIISSRNTGKKELFRLHLDRGYFIDVTEDHRVRILDENGKLTFKRASDINNNEHVCLYGGVSWSNGSIQKLNAPKFGNKRTSNIKISFPESLTPELAELTGFYLGDGYLSRAGLEFPVGLENLDTLDHLVLLLRNIFLTEPRVRNDGKIYRVHINSRTLAKWWIDNGFKKDSALCLCVPERIWNSPPSTAYAFLRGLFSADGCITDTNGVALTSACFEFVKEIQQLAHALGIPLSHINRPGAHSLYTWTEEGLKVFSQKVDFWEKKKQQKLYALLAKPFMQRASAIPNAFNLVTNNALVVNGSEAVSHHFRSQLYMNCNLSKNEFIESYNHGYFPEELGELANLLFLKIKNRENLGVQDVYDFHVSSKNQFVCNNVIVHNCKMPIFVARQWIRHRTASVNEISGRYSIMEDTVWRPDPKDLRQQAVINRQGSLDRAVPDLLNSEILATYNNDIETIFKHYHESVDKGLAREVARVALPLSTYTEWYWKMDLNNLLHFLWLRMDQHAQKEIRVYAEAIAVFVKKRCPFTWEAFEEHRLNSVTLSSSEVEALRKAARSTELLERTLEERKGQLKEAGASDALVTTELAELRSKLAGEKIE